One region of Nitrosopumilaceae archaeon genomic DNA includes:
- a CDS encoding alkaline phosphatase family protein: MDRTAKVLIKNLRLASLMFLILPLFAIHGIVAAESQSSDKHDDNSKIKHVLLISVDGLHQSDIDWYVSNHPNSVLAKLVKGGAEYTNAHTAVPSDSDPGGSALMTGGDPRATGVYYDVSYNHATYQAGTTSCHGPTGSDVVYDSPDDFNVTRLDAGQNIPGIDSNPALIMKMTGNPQTVLDPSTFPVDPVTCKPIFQHSYLKVNTIYEVAKAAGLKTAWSDKHPIYESFNGPSGHGIDDLFTPEIDSNAVEPNGQPYPGGPAWKDDNAATKQYDSYKVHAIINEIDGNDHSGQNKVGVPAIFGMNFQAVSTAEKLFKSPATLIGPDTSGNYAEGPALLGGYLPGTTTPGPLLSIAFDYVNAQLERMVNEINNQGLTGSTAIIVTAKHGQSPLDPNLLHRIKDGPIIDAINNAWNLNIGCTSSCMPLIVAGTDDDLWQSYLSVKTQTAADFVASYLWNHSAPGKLYNGTTVSVPHSGLAKIYAGKAAADFFGVPVSDPRHPDVFAQAQVGTVYTGGSKISEHGGNNPGDRDVPIVVYAPGNVKPDSNDQSVETTQVAPTILKLLGLDPHDLQAVGIEHTQVLPGLHGH, translated from the coding sequence ATGGACAGAACAGCAAAAGTTCTCATAAAAAATTTACGACTAGCATCATTGATGTTTCTGATCTTACCATTATTTGCAATCCACGGAATAGTAGCTGCAGAATCGCAAAGTTCTGATAAACATGATGATAATAGCAAGATCAAGCATGTGTTGTTGATCTCTGTGGACGGACTGCACCAATCCGACATTGATTGGTATGTCAGCAACCATCCAAACTCCGTGCTTGCCAAGCTTGTCAAAGGCGGCGCAGAGTACACCAACGCACACACCGCAGTTCCATCGGACTCGGATCCTGGCGGAAGTGCGTTGATGACAGGCGGCGACCCGCGTGCGACAGGCGTCTACTATGACGTCTCATACAACCACGCCACCTATCAGGCGGGCACGACATCGTGCCACGGGCCAACAGGTAGCGACGTTGTCTACGACTCGCCAGACGACTTTAACGTGACCAGGCTTGACGCAGGTCAGAACATCCCAGGAATCGATTCTAACCCAGCGCTAATAATGAAAATGACGGGCAACCCGCAGACAGTGCTTGACCCATCTACATTCCCGGTTGACCCGGTTACCTGTAAACCGATCTTTCAGCATTCTTACTTGAAGGTTAACACGATATACGAGGTTGCAAAGGCTGCCGGTTTGAAGACCGCGTGGTCTGACAAGCATCCTATTTACGAATCGTTCAACGGACCGTCCGGTCATGGGATCGACGATTTGTTCACACCCGAGATAGACTCAAACGCAGTAGAGCCAAATGGACAGCCGTACCCGGGTGGCCCTGCTTGGAAAGATGACAACGCAGCGACCAAGCAGTACGACAGCTACAAGGTGCATGCTATAATCAACGAGATCGACGGCAACGACCACAGCGGCCAGAACAAGGTGGGTGTCCCAGCTATTTTCGGAATGAACTTCCAGGCAGTATCGACCGCAGAGAAGCTGTTTAAGTCCCCGGCCACTTTGATTGGTCCGGATACGAGCGGCAACTATGCAGAGGGGCCAGCCCTACTAGGTGGCTACCTCCCTGGCACAACTACCCCAGGTCCACTGCTATCGATAGCATTTGATTACGTCAACGCACAGCTGGAGCGAATGGTAAACGAGATCAACAATCAGGGCCTGACCGGCTCAACAGCGATCATTGTGACCGCAAAGCACGGACAGTCGCCGCTGGATCCAAATCTGTTGCATCGAATTAAAGATGGTCCAATAATTGACGCTATCAATAATGCATGGAATCTGAATATAGGCTGTACATCGAGCTGCATGCCGCTGATAGTCGCTGGAACAGACGATGACCTGTGGCAGAGCTACTTGTCGGTCAAGACGCAGACAGCCGCAGACTTTGTCGCAAGCTATCTGTGGAATCACAGTGCGCCTGGCAAACTCTATAACGGTACGACCGTGTCGGTGCCCCACTCAGGTTTGGCTAAGATTTACGCCGGCAAAGCAGCAGCCGACTTCTTTGGCGTGCCTGTCTCAGACCCGCGCCACCCAGACGTGTTCGCGCAAGCCCAGGTTGGAACCGTATACACCGGCGGCAGCAAGATTTCTGAGCATGGCGGCAACAACCCCGGAGACCGCGACGTTCCGATAGTAGTATATGCACCTGGAAATGTGAAGCCCGACTCGAACGACCAATCAGTCGAGACAACGCAAGTCGCGCCGACGATCCTAAAGTTACTCGGGCTGGACCCACACGATCTGCAAGCGGTGGGAATCGAGCATACACAGGTGCTGCCCGGACTGCATGGTCACTAA
- a CDS encoding NAD(P)H-dependent oxidoreductase has translation MTFKVLGIGSSLRDGSSSTATLRIALDLIKKHGVEARLLDLKQTNLPLYDPNENQSGLELQKVKEDVKWADAFILATPDYHGSMSGTMKNFLDYFWSEFAGKMFGYICASHEKGLTVMDQMRTAVRQCYGWSLPYGISVNGEDDLENGKIVHQRMKSRLEMLARDLVVYGNLIRQQFVNDMKGNFPDTFAARYRK, from the coding sequence ATGACCTTCAAAGTTTTAGGTATTGGCTCTAGTCTGCGTGATGGTTCTTCTAGTACTGCCACATTAAGGATTGCATTGGATTTAATAAAAAAACATGGCGTAGAAGCGCGATTGCTTGACTTGAAACAAACCAATCTGCCATTGTATGATCCAAACGAAAACCAATCAGGCTTGGAACTTCAGAAAGTAAAAGAGGATGTAAAATGGGCAGATGCATTTATTCTTGCCACCCCTGATTATCACGGTTCAATGTCAGGAACTATGAAAAACTTTCTTGATTATTTTTGGTCAGAATTTGCCGGAAAAATGTTTGGCTACATATGTGCATCACATGAGAAAGGCTTGACAGTAATGGATCAAATGAGAACAGCCGTGAGACAGTGTTATGGATGGAGTCTACCGTATGGAATTTCAGTGAATGGGGAAGATGATCTTGAAAATGGAAAAATCGTACACCAGAGGATGAAATCACGATTAGAGATGCTCGCGCGTGATTTGGTTGTCTATGGTAATTTAATTCGACAACAATTTGTAAACGATATGAAAGGAAATTTTCCTGATACGTTTGCTGCTCGTTATAGAAAATAA
- a CDS encoding pirin family protein, translating to MIVNTKSNLEKNSGIKIIKASEHYKNEMDWLSTYHHFSFADYQNPDKMNFGPLRVFNDDIIQPGTGFDFHLHRDMEIITYVIEGELEHKDNQGNHGVIYPGEVQRMTAGSGIMHSEFNHSKEKPLRLLQMWVFTNKRGLVPSWEQKKFSKEERTNKLVPVVVAENTKDANALNIHQDAAFYLSTLTAGNHVEHKLSAGRKSYLFVIDGEIKLNNNLMQTRDAAMIENENNLVIKAEKPTELILIDLPEKYAINN from the coding sequence ATGATAGTTAATACAAAATCAAATCTAGAGAAAAATTCTGGGATAAAAATAATCAAGGCTAGTGAACACTACAAAAATGAGATGGATTGGCTTAGTACGTATCACCATTTCTCGTTTGCAGATTATCAAAACCCGGACAAGATGAACTTTGGACCTTTACGAGTCTTCAATGATGATATAATACAACCAGGAACAGGATTTGACTTTCATTTACACAGGGATATGGAGATCATAACCTACGTCATAGAAGGTGAGCTAGAGCATAAAGACAATCAGGGAAATCATGGAGTGATATATCCTGGAGAGGTTCAAAGAATGACAGCTGGCTCTGGAATAATGCACTCAGAATTCAACCATTCCAAGGAAAAACCACTCAGACTATTGCAAATGTGGGTTTTTACAAATAAAAGGGGACTAGTACCATCATGGGAACAGAAAAAGTTTTCAAAAGAAGAAAGAACAAACAAGCTGGTACCAGTAGTTGTAGCTGAAAATACCAAGGATGCAAATGCATTAAACATTCATCAGGATGCTGCCTTTTACCTTTCAACCTTGACTGCTGGAAATCATGTAGAACACAAGCTAAGTGCTGGACGCAAATCATACTTGTTTGTAATTGATGGAGAGATTAAACTCAATAATAATTTGATGCAAACAAGAGATGCAGCTATGATAGAGAATGAAAATAATCTGGTAATCAAGGCAGAAAAACCAACAGAATTAATTCTAATTGATCTACCAGAAAAATACGCCATTAATAATTGA